The proteins below are encoded in one region of Ascochyta rabiei chromosome 9, complete sequence:
- a CDS encoding Non-specific serine/threonine protein kinase: MNGDLSLSQSLGGLRIANPDEDDPVSPREDSQSQAQSTTQEGAPSHRPPPSPSSPSSPPSPPSPSSPSTSSTVTERQSLKPPASYSHPLEAPAAEPLPSPALSRGLAPNPHGSTPPHSSSPLAHASPLAAVTSSSSSSSTHSPRLAHRQSMPLAHQAQQQVPYPSYAAAPPMQQRNAPPSQPLAQPLSQPMRDRPVSTSMYNHPNLSTSSTTAPGTYRYNDESMASDIRRTSSSRVAPNAMPVREASRRDPYRQSAHMSALNGPLPPRRSSRRIPMDGTHAPGMAPQLSSSPYSLEGGPLSSSEEWKEKGAAVSTRQEMDQNGRPITRVVKKGVKDFNFGRTLGEGSYSTVLAATDRQTLREYAIKVLDKRHIIKEKKVKYVNIEKDTLNRLTDHPGVVRLYYTFQDERSLYFVLDLASGGELLGFLKKMGTFDIECTRFYGAQILDAIDYMHSKGIIHRDLKPENVLLDDQMHVKITDFGTAKILDLKKSNGIGSPSGDPMEGAETDRAQSFVGTAEYVSPELLTDKNACKASDLWAFGCIIYQLIAGRPPFKAANEYMTFQKIVGLEYNFPDGFPPLARDLVERLLVLDPLTRLPMEHIKAHPFFDGIVWGKGLWKQKAPRLKAYSPPPQDPIKLNGPSTPGAPAPAQVRPKPRLITELPPPSQLDIDWSPVLTKRDERILKLGNFFITQHPAGHVVGGAAEAAEAPKKFSRFFSSNTIKKRQRLVMITSNARVLMCAAGTNDKKLKEELSLLTAGCSWRSFQDSKGLTAWLVETRDKQYIFEDPKSTTSDPDGSKYSSQEWIDSIEQARDYALSQAPTNDLALSELGSISTPSSLGGDSALDGVNIPASRHGHLHKDRGDTDSVKSRKRFSKRHSKNGLANF, translated from the exons ATGAATGGCGACCTGAGCCTGTCGCAGTCCCTCGGCGGGCTGCGCATCGCGAACCCGGACGAGGACGACCCCGTGTCGCCGCGCGAGGACAGCCAGAGCCAGGCCCAGAGCACCACCCAGGAGGGCGCGCCATCCCACCGGCCGCCCCCGTCGCCCTCGTCGCCCTCATCGCCCCCGTCGCCCCCGTCGCCCTCGTCGCCCTCGACCAGCAGCACCGTGACGGAGCGCCAGAGCCTGAAGCCGCCCGCGAGCTACAGCCACCCCCTCGAGGCGCCCGCTGCAGAGCCGCTCCCCTCGCCCGCCTTGTCGCGGGGCCTCGCGCCCAACCCCCACGGCTCCACGCCGCCGCACTCGTCGTCGCCGCTGGCCCACGCATCCCCCCTCGCTGCCGTcacgtcgtcgtcgtcgtcgtcgtccacCCACTCGCCGCGCCTCGCCCACCGCCAGAGCATGCCGCTCGCCCACCAGGCCCAGCAGCAGGTGCCCTACCCGTCCTACGCTGCCGCCCCGCCCATGCAGCAGCGGAATGCCCCGCCGTCCCAGCCCTTGGCCCAGCCCTTGTCCCAGCCCATGCGCGACCGCCCCGTTTCGACGAGCATGTACAACCACCCCAACCTCTCCACCAGCTCCACCACCGCCCCCGGCACCTACCGCTACAACGACGAGAGCATGGCCTCGGACATACGGCGCACCAGCAGCTCGCGCGTCGCCCCCAACGCCATGCCTGTCAGAGAAGCCAGCCGGAGAGACCCATACCGCCAGTCGGCCCACATGTCGGCCCTCAACGGCCCGCTGCCCCCGCGGAGAAGCTCGAGAAGGATCCCCATGGACGGCACCCACGCGCCCGGCATGGCCCCACAGCTGTCGAGCTCGCCATACAGCCTCGAGGGTGGTCCGCTGTCGAGCAGCGAGGAGTGGAAAGAAAAAGGCGCGGCCGTCAGCACGCGGCAGGAGATGGACCAGAACGGCCGGCCGATCACGCGCGTGGTCAAGAAGGGCGTCAAGGACTTCAACTTCGGCAGGACGCTCGGCGAAGGCTCCTACAGCACCGTCCTGGCTGCGACAGACCGACAGACGCTGCGCGAGTACGCCATCAAGGTGCTCGACAAACGCCACATCatcaaggagaagaaggtgaAATACGTCAACATCGAAAAGGACACCCTCAACCGCCTGACCGACCACCCGGGCGTCGTGCGTCTCTACTACACCTTCCAGGACGAGCGCTCGCTGTACTTTGTTCTCGACCTGGCCTCGGGTGGAGAGCTGCTCGGCTTCCTCAAGAAGATGGGCACCTTTGACATTGAATGCACGCGCTTCTACGGTGCCCAGATACTGGACGCAATCGACTACATGCACTCGAAAGGCATCATACACCGCGACCTGAAACCAGAAAATGTGCTCTTGGACGACCAGATGCACGTCAAAATCACGGATTTTGGAACAGCAAAGATACTCGACTTGAAAAAGTCAAACGGCATTGGATCGCCGTCGGGCGATCCCATGGAGGGCGCCGAGACAGACCGTGCCCAGTCGTTTGTTGGAACCGCCGAGTACGTCTCGCCAGAACTGCTGACAGACAAGAACGCCTGCAAAGCCAGCGACTTGTGGGCATTTGGATGCATCATCTACCAGCTCATTGCTGGACGACCGCCGTTCAAAGCGGCCAACGAATACATGACTTTCCAGAAGATTGTCGGGTTGGAGTACAACTTCCCCGATGGCTTCCCTCCGCTGGCAAGAGATCTGGTGGAGAGGCTGCTGGTACTGGATCCCCTGACGCGCCTGCCGATGGAGCACATCAAGGCGCACCCCTTCTTTGATGGCATCGTGTGGGGCAAGGGGCTGTGGAAGCAAAAGGCGCCACGGCTCAAGGCGTACAGTCCGCCACCGCAAGATCCCATCAAGCTCAACG GACCTTCAACCCCAGGAGCTCCAGCGCCCGCCCAAGTGCGTCCCAAACCCAGACTCATCACCGAGCTGCCCCCGCCTAGTCAACTCGACATCGACTGGTCGCCTGTTCTGACCAAGCGTGACGAGCGAATACTGAAGCTCGGCAATTTCTTCATTACACAGCATCCCGCCGGCCATGTCGTCGGCGGCGCGGCCGAGGCTGCCGAAGCACCCAAGAAGTTCTCTCGATTCTTCAGCAGTAACACGATCAAGAAGCGACAGAGACTGGTGATGATCACATCCAATGCTCGCGTACTCATGTGCGCCGCCGGTACAAATGACAAAAAGCTCAAGGAGGAGCTGTCGCTGCTCACCGCTGGCTGCTCGTGGCGGTCCTTCCAGGACTCGAAGGGGTTGACAGCTTGGCTTGTAGAAACA CGAGACAAGCAGTACATCTTCGAAGACCCAAAGAGCACCACCAGCGATCCTGACGGTAGCAAGTACTCCAGCCAGGAATGGATCGACAGCATCGAGCAAGCGCGAGACTATGCCCTGTCGCAGGCGCCCACCAACGACCTGGCGCTGTCCGAGCTTGGCTCGATATCCACGCCCAGCTCCCTCGGCGGCGACTCGGCACTCGACGGCGTCAACATCCCCGCCTCACGACACGGACATCTCCACAAAGACCGCGGCGACACGGACTCTGTTAAGAGCAGGAAACGGTTCAGCAAGCGGCACTCGAAGAACGGGCTCGCAAACTTCTAG